CCATTTATGTATTATTTGACTTTGTCTGCTCAAACTGCTTGTTAATACTAAAGTAAATCCTCCAGTCATCAGATGCCTCAGGTGTTTGACTTTCTATTACAGTAACAAAATCTTGTAACAACCAATGATGCTTGTAGATCCTATACTTGAACATGTTTCATGGTTAAGGAATTCTGTATATTTATTAGTCTAAGCTAAGCTTGGTTTTACACTCAATTCAGTCTTAGCTAAAATGGTTAAAATTTAGGTCTGGTTTGCTTTTTACAGGCTGCAAGTAAAAAGGAACTTTCTATCCAAACTGGACAGAACCTGTTTCTAGCTCCCAAAGATCTTCAGCCCCAAGTGCGAGGATGGCTTCTTGCATCTAATGGAAAAGAAATGGGCTTAGTACCTGCCAACTACCTCAAAATTTTAGGCCTTAGAAAAGGTTCATCACATCAAGGTACAGGTATGTCCCATTATTTTATGAGTAGATTGGTCTGTTTTGGTATGAACTGGGGTAAAATCAGATGGAGTATAAAAGGAAAAGTAGTAAACTTAAAATAAGTAATTAGGTTGGAGAACAGTTCCTTAATATATCCATGAAGAGAATGTTAAGTCTTTTACACAAAAAAAGGGCTAaggatggattattattatttaatggctTGCCCATTTTATGCATGTGTTACACATGATGGTACAGGTGATATTAACATAACTTcatatactgtactgtattactacttcatatctttatttttagcAAATGCACCAAGTATGACTGGGTCAAGAGTTGCTCCTGGAATTCCAAGTATGCCGGTGTTGAAGCAAAGCAAACAGCAGTTGCCATCACTCAGTGTTGCAGAGAACTCAGATCCTGCTTTAATGAACCAGAGTCCTTCTGGGGGCCCTGCACCAAATAGTAGAAGATCAGAAATTAGGAAAAAGAGTTTACTAGATATAGGTATACCTGAGCAACACTTACCTTTGCTTCAAAAAATGGGCTCACCGGAAACCCCACAGAACATGGGTGGACCTGGGAGGTCAACCGTTTCAGGGCAACAAGTGGAGGGATCAGGTGCTTTGCCAAACTTTGTCACTGGAAAACCAGATGTTTCGGGAGAGAGGGGTCAGGAAGAGACTGTGGAAAGTAGGTCGACTCCTGTTATGGGTGAAGAAATTAAGGGAAAAGACATTTTACTAGACATTGAAGCTGCGGAACTAGACAAGAGAAGTGACGCCTCGGCAAACAGAGGAATGCCAAAtggttcattttcaacaaaaagtcAGTTGGTGCATGCAAGTGATACAATGGAACAAGACATAAGTGTTCTAGTTGGAGTGGAAGAAACAGGGGAGTGTATAAGCACTGATAAGGCTGGAGGAAATGATGAAAGTTTGGATGAAAAAGGTGAGAATAGTGGAAATGAATAAatgtggtgaattttttttttaacatttacgtgtatgtatattttatgaaaCTAGTCATACATATCTGTTTTGAGCAGTATAATAAACCAAGGTGTGTTTTTCTATTGGATTTTATCTTAGGAGTTGGAATGTGAACAACTCCATTGTTCAACTGGTTTTCTGCCATAACCTTGCACCAAGTTTGAAAACAGACAGCTTGAAAATACGTGTCTTTTAGACTGTGGAATTGCTAACTGTAACCAGTCTAGTTTCCATGTGGCAGGAAAAGTAACCAGTAGAGCTTTTTCCTCACTGTATTTTGTTGAATTGTTTATATGGTTACCAGGATTTTTAACATTCTAAGCAAATATGACTTTTTGttagattaaaatttcaagtgcTCTATACTTACATATACTCAATTTTAAAGTGCTCTTAAGTACACTATACAGGCTGAGAATTTTGTGTTCAGGATTTAAGAGGGAATATTTTTTGTTCAGTGAATGAGTCATT
The Macrobrachium nipponense isolate FS-2020 chromosome 45, ASM1510439v2, whole genome shotgun sequence genome window above contains:
- the LOC135214342 gene encoding peroxisomal membrane protein PEX13-like isoform X1: MAAPPKPWERGTNVILNQRQSSFHPDLGFSSQNTGGGGTAQYDSRPPLPPRPTTYSSNSTLSRPYYSNYNSYSPFSSYGGSMFGGYGSYGGYGQYGSMGSSLPDENRFIQVAEDSSRQAFQSIESIVHAFGSVSMMLESTYHAVYSSFRAVLGVAEHFSRMKSHFAQIFSALAVVRTLKWIMKKLLYIIGLRSQDPSLEAAWRSTATTAATSLTEADLKQSRSSWPIVMFLAVVFGGPYLIWHLLSSLVPSGASQGSQKWHKGYSDHYAAVSLYSFQAASKKELSIQTGQNLFLAPKDLQPQVRGWLLASNGKEMGLVPANYLKILGLRKGSSHQGTANAPSMTGSRVAPGIPSMPVLKQSKQQLPSLSVAENSDPALMNQSPSGGPAPNSRRSEIRKKSLLDIGIPEQHLPLLQKMGSPETPQNMGGPGRSTVSGQQVEGSGALPNFVTGKPDVSGERGQEETVESRSTPVMGEEIKGKDILLDIEAAELDKRSDASANRGMPNGSFSTKSQLVHASDTMEQDISVLVGVEETGECISTDKAGGNDESLDEKGENSGNE
- the LOC135214342 gene encoding peroxisomal membrane protein PEX13-like isoform X2, whose translation is MAAPPKPWERGTNVILNQRQSSFHPDLGFSSQNTGGGGTAQYDSRPPLPPRPTTYSSNSTLSRPYYSNYNSYSPFSSYGGSMFGGYGSYGGYGQYGSMGSSLPDENRFIQVAEDSSRQAFQSIESIVHAFGSVSMMLESTYHAVYSSFRAVLGVAEHFSRMKSHFAQIFSALAVVRTLKWIMKKLLYIIGLRSQDPSLEAAWRSTATTAATSLTEADLKQSRSSWPIVMFLAVVFGGPYLIWHLLSSLVPSGASQGSQKWHKGYSDHYAAVSLYSFQAASKKELSIQTGQNLFLAPKDLQPQVRGWLLASNGKEMGLVPANYLKILGLRKGSSHQANAPSMTGSRVAPGIPSMPVLKQSKQQLPSLSVAENSDPALMNQSPSGGPAPNSRRSEIRKKSLLDIGIPEQHLPLLQKMGSPETPQNMGGPGRSTVSGQQVEGSGALPNFVTGKPDVSGERGQEETVESRSTPVMGEEIKGKDILLDIEAAELDKRSDASANRGMPNGSFSTKSQLVHASDTMEQDISVLVGVEETGECISTDKAGGNDESLDEKGENSGNE